One genomic region from Clostridium saccharobutylicum DSM 13864 encodes:
- a CDS encoding amino acid permease, whose amino-acid sequence MEKSTSQNQNLSRGLKNRHVQLLAIGGAIGTGLFLGSGRSIHLAGPSILFAYMITGIILFFVMRALGELLLSNLNYHSFVDFVQDYLGDRAAFITGWTYWFCWISLAMADVTAAGLYIQYWLPNIARWVPSLVVLVILLIMNLTAVKHFGEMEFWFALIKVVAIVGLIVIGGFMIIKGFSTDAGTSSFSNLWMNGGWFPNGASGFILSFQMVVFAFTGIELVGLTAGETEDPEKVIPKAIDNIPIRIIIFYIGALAVIMSIYPWTSISPDKSPFVQVFSAVGIAAAASIVNFVVLTSAASACNSGIFSTSRMVFSLAKEGNAPESMNKLTSHHVPCNATIFSATVILLAVILNYIMPEGVFVLITSISTFCFIFIWAIIVICHLKYRKANSELAAKSKFKMPLYPIANYIILAFFAFVIVTLALNNETRVALFVTPVWFIMLSVVYSVIKSKNKDPQAENIKRDLA is encoded by the coding sequence ATGGAAAAATCAACATCACAAAATCAAAATTTATCGAGAGGGCTGAAAAATAGGCATGTTCAATTGCTTGCAATCGGTGGAGCAATTGGTACTGGGTTATTCCTTGGTTCGGGAAGATCAATTCACTTAGCTGGACCATCTATTTTATTTGCTTATATGATAACAGGAATAATTCTTTTTTTTGTTATGCGTGCCCTTGGGGAATTATTACTTTCTAATTTAAATTATCATTCTTTTGTAGACTTTGTACAAGATTATCTAGGAGACAGAGCAGCATTTATTACTGGTTGGACTTATTGGTTTTGCTGGATTTCACTTGCTATGGCTGACGTAACAGCAGCTGGACTTTATATTCAATATTGGTTGCCTAATATAGCTCGATGGGTTCCAAGTCTTGTAGTTCTTGTAATATTACTAATCATGAACCTTACTGCAGTAAAGCATTTTGGTGAAATGGAATTCTGGTTTGCGTTAATTAAAGTCGTTGCAATTGTAGGATTAATTGTAATTGGTGGATTTATGATTATAAAAGGATTTTCTACAGATGCTGGTACATCTAGTTTTTCAAATCTTTGGATGAATGGCGGATGGTTCCCAAATGGTGCAAGTGGTTTTATACTTTCATTCCAAATGGTTGTATTTGCTTTCACAGGAATAGAATTAGTTGGACTTACAGCTGGTGAAACTGAAGATCCAGAAAAAGTTATTCCAAAAGCTATTGATAATATTCCAATCAGAATTATTATTTTCTATATTGGAGCACTTGCTGTTATTATGAGCATATATCCATGGACTTCAATTAGTCCAGATAAAAGCCCATTTGTACAAGTATTTTCAGCAGTAGGAATAGCAGCAGCAGCAAGTATTGTAAATTTCGTTGTATTAACATCAGCTGCATCAGCTTGTAACAGCGGTATCTTTAGCACAAGCCGTATGGTTTTTTCTCTTGCTAAAGAAGGTAATGCACCTGAATCAATGAATAAATTAACTTCTCATCATGTACCTTGTAATGCTACAATATTCTCTGCAACTGTAATATTACTTGCAGTTATTTTGAATTATATTATGCCAGAAGGCGTATTTGTATTAATTACAAGTATATCAACATTTTGCTTTATATTTATTTGGGCTATTATAGTTATATGCCATTTAAAATATCGTAAAGCTAACTCTGAACTTGCAGCTAAAAGCAAATTCAAAATGCCACTTTATCCAATAGCTAACTATATAATTCTAGCATTTTTTGCTTTTGTTATAGTTACATTGGCACTTAACAATGAAACTCGTGTAGCATTATTTGTAACACCTGTATGGTTTATAATGCTTTCAGTAGTTTATAGTGTAATTAAATCAAAAAACAAAGACCCACAAGCAGAAAATATTAAAAGAGATTTAGCATAA
- a CDS encoding substrate-binding domain-containing protein codes for MKKFKKIINIIILIIITSTLTCCNVNAKTINAVSNIAITKPIKVGVLLNNYYNPYNLLIKKNLEDIQKENEGKVQFTFFDGKSNSAIQSETVNNMIVNNYDLIVLGVLDEKEPKLTDDFIYKARQKNIPLIFFNLNPAIASVIKSYPKSIAINTDSSQSATLQGKMIVDAWNNDKKI; via the coding sequence ATGAAAAAGTTTAAGAAAATAATAAATATCATAATTTTAATTATAATAACCAGTACATTAACATGTTGTAATGTAAATGCCAAAACCATAAATGCTGTTTCAAATATTGCTATAACAAAACCAATTAAAGTCGGAGTATTATTAAATAATTATTATAATCCTTACAATTTACTTATTAAAAAGAATTTAGAGGACATTCAAAAGGAAAATGAAGGTAAGGTTCAATTTACTTTCTTTGATGGAAAGTCTAATAGTGCCATACAAAGTGAGACTGTAAATAATATGATTGTGAATAATTATGACCTTATAGTGTTAGGTGTTCTTGATGAAAAAGAACCTAAATTAACAGATGATTTTATTTACAAAGCAAGACAAAAAAATATTCCATTAATTTTCTTTAATTTAAATCCTGCTATTGCTAGTGTAATTAAAAGTTATCCAAAATCAATTGCTATAAATACTGATTCATCTCAATCAGCTACCTTACAAGGAAAAATGATTGTTGATGCATGGAATAATGATAAAAAAATATAG
- a CDS encoding substrate-binding domain-containing protein: MDYIMIKGQPGSFVTETRTERSISTINDAGINTKELSSVTANWDPNLAKDVMEQLLFKYGNNIEVIIANNDAMAIGAVNALQKYGYNLGDKERTIPVFGIGGVPEAQDLIKKGFMAGSVFQNPREVADAIYFIGMNLVSGKAPLEGTNYKFDETGAIIYIPFQEYTPQQKNS, translated from the coding sequence ATGGATTACATTATGATAAAAGGGCAACCTGGAAGTTTCGTAACGGAAACTAGAACAGAACGTTCTATTTCAACAATTAATGATGCTGGAATTAACACAAAGGAATTATCATCAGTTACTGCCAATTGGGATCCTAACTTAGCCAAAGATGTTATGGAGCAATTGCTCTTTAAATATGGTAATAACATTGAAGTTATAATTGCTAATAATGATGCCATGGCAATAGGTGCCGTTAATGCACTCCAAAAATATGGATATAATTTAGGCGACAAAGAAAGGACCATTCCAGTCTTTGGCATTGGCGGAGTACCTGAAGCTCAAGATCTTATAAAGAAAGGTTTTATGGCCGGTTCTGTTTTTCAAAATCCTCGTGAAGTTGCAGATGCCATTTACTTTATAGGAATGAATTTAGTTTCAGGTAAAGCTCCTCTCGAAGGTACAAATTATAAATTTGATGAAACAGGAGCAATAATCTATATACCATTTCAAGAATATACACCTCAACAGAAAAATTCATAA
- a CDS encoding leucine-rich repeat protein: MLNRNKIISGVIIASTVIGGSAPQVVYADDSEFQISSEDNWVHYTKDSSGKTWEYCNLEGGGIMVDGTFDIDSYMEVPETLDGKKVVFIDRVAKVVSGREYKAENDKRPLVTKIKLPSTVKKIDCYAFAGCTNLTDVEMPENVEVEGGTLDSFANIRINGKLHSKNFNSGWNTIGTDKYYLNSNGNLQTGWMDLNGRRYYFYSSGQMATGFINLGNGSFYYLDPTTGDNMGNLVTGWKSTQEHWYYFNLAGQGDKEKGFMQTGWLYNNGSWYYFYSNGQMATGFINLNGAYYYLDESNSGSIGIMKTGWQYMNDSWYYFNRKGDPGYEGMMRKGWQKIDGTWYYFYYGDGKMAQDTWIDGYYVNSSGAWVG; encoded by the coding sequence ATGTTAAATAGAAATAAGATTATATCAGGTGTAATTATAGCATCTACTGTTATTGGGGGTTCAGCACCACAAGTTGTTTACGCTGATGATTCAGAGTTTCAAATTAGTTCAGAAGATAATTGGGTTCATTATACAAAAGATAGTAGTGGAAAGACATGGGAGTATTGCAATCTTGAAGGTGGAGGAATAATGGTTGATGGGACTTTTGATATAGACAGTTATATGGAAGTACCAGAAACACTTGATGGGAAAAAAGTAGTATTTATAGATAGAGTAGCAAAAGTAGTTTCAGGTAGAGAGTATAAAGCTGAAAATGATAAACGACCACTAGTGACAAAAATTAAATTGCCAAGCACAGTTAAGAAAATTGATTGTTATGCATTTGCTGGATGTACAAACTTAACTGATGTAGAAATGCCAGAAAATGTAGAAGTAGAAGGCGGTACTCTTGATAGTTTTGCCAATATAAGGATAAATGGTAAATTACATTCTAAAAACTTTAATTCAGGATGGAATACAATAGGCACTGATAAGTACTATTTAAATTCAAATGGAAATTTACAAACTGGATGGATGGACCTAAATGGAAGAAGATATTATTTCTATAGTAGTGGACAAATGGCAACTGGGTTTATAAATTTAGGAAATGGTTCATTTTATTATTTAGATCCAACAACTGGAGATAATATGGGTAACTTAGTCACAGGATGGAAAAGTACACAGGAGCACTGGTATTATTTTAATTTAGCTGGACAAGGCGATAAAGAAAAAGGATTTATGCAGACAGGATGGCTATATAACAATGGAAGCTGGTATTATTTCTACAGTAATGGACAAATGGCAACTGGATTTATAAATCTTAATGGAGCTTATTACTATTTGGACGAAAGTAATTCTGGAAGTATTGGTATTATGAAAACAGGATGGCAATATATGAATGATTCTTGGTATTACTTTAATAGAAAAGGTGACCCAGGATATGAAGGAATGATGAGAAAAGGCTGGCAGAAAATAGACGGCACTTGGTATTACTTCTATTATGGAGATGGAAAGATGGCACAAGATACATGGATAGATGGATACTATGTAAATTCAAGCGGAGCTTGGGTTGGATAA
- a CDS encoding carbonic anhydrase → MNKKFGTVLNCIDGRVQIPVINWMKENFALDYVDSITEPGVDKVLSQGEFADIDNLREKVMISINAHNSNVVGIVGHFNCAANPVSDLRHFYDIVKSTYVIKSWNLPIKVVGLWVDEYFYVHVIM, encoded by the coding sequence ATGAATAAAAAATTCGGAACTGTTCTAAATTGTATTGATGGTAGAGTTCAAATTCCTGTGATAAATTGGATGAAAGAAAATTTTGCTTTAGATTATGTAGATTCAATTACAGAACCTGGAGTAGATAAGGTATTATCTCAAGGTGAATTTGCTGACATTGACAACTTAAGAGAGAAAGTTATGATTTCAATTAATGCTCATAATTCTAATGTTGTTGGTATAGTAGGTCATTTTAATTGTGCTGCAAATCCTGTTAGTGACTTAAGACATTTTTATGATATAGTAAAATCGACATACGTAATAAAATCATGGAATCTTCCAATTAAAGTAGTTGGCCTGTGGGTTGATGAATATTTTTATGTACATGTTATTATGTAA
- a CDS encoding cupin domain-containing protein: MNNRMHSVDYFNKTSNCDSNNTYDDNNSNYPGFRFQYVPYNVLFDAVDCNTRSDYSQSKMANNQIPLQDYGPQPYVVNINKATKQNNNFRTALWTGEHIQVTLMSINVGDDIGLEIHPNVDQFIRIEDGQGLVKMGKNKENLDFQARASDDFAIMIPAGTWHNVINTGNKPLKVYSIYAPPQHPHGVVHKTKPTNE, encoded by the coding sequence ATGAACAATAGAATGCATTCAGTGGATTACTTCAATAAAACATCAAATTGTGATTCAAACAACACATATGATGATAATAATTCGAATTATCCAGGTTTTCGTTTTCAATATGTTCCTTATAATGTACTTTTTGATGCAGTGGATTGTAATACAAGATCTGATTATTCACAATCGAAAATGGCCAATAATCAAATCCCATTGCAAGACTATGGGCCACAACCTTATGTAGTTAATATTAATAAAGCCACTAAGCAAAATAATAATTTCCGTACTGCTTTATGGACAGGAGAACATATCCAAGTTACTTTGATGAGCATTAATGTTGGGGACGATATAGGTTTAGAAATTCATCCAAACGTTGATCAATTTATACGAATTGAAGATGGACAAGGACTCGTTAAGATGGGAAAAAACAAAGAAAATCTAGATTTTCAAGCAAGAGCTAGTGATGATTTTGCAATCATGATACCAGCTGGGACTTGGCACAATGTTATAAACACAGGAAATAAACCACTTAAAGTATACTCCATCTATGCACCACCTCAACATCCTCATGGTGTAGTTCATAAAACTAAACCTACTAATGAATAA
- a CDS encoding methyl-accepting chemotaxis protein: MDVLTTLKSHLELFKKVNPLDCAAIITDEKGTVLEYVSGKEFDVNVTVNSKVAKSGAVAKCLDTGKDVHLNLPNEVYGMPIRVIAIPIFDNNKLIGAISTCTTLAAQETLQKASQNIAATSEEITATTEEVSSSAVLLSDNLVDLKDKIEDVVNEIKGTDNILSFINGIASNTNLLGLNAAIEAARAGEHGKGFSIVAKEIRKMSDDSAKSVKVIKEILNRIHEKSSIMLEVINETSSIGGQQSIATKEIALAIQELTSSAMNLEEISKII, translated from the coding sequence ATGGATGTATTAACTACTTTAAAATCTCACCTTGAATTATTTAAAAAAGTAAATCCACTAGATTGTGCAGCAATTATAACTGATGAGAAAGGAACTGTTTTAGAATATGTTTCTGGTAAAGAATTTGACGTAAATGTTACTGTAAATTCTAAAGTGGCAAAATCAGGCGCTGTTGCTAAGTGTCTTGATACAGGTAAAGATGTTCATTTAAATTTACCAAATGAAGTTTATGGAATGCCAATAAGAGTAATTGCAATACCTATTTTTGATAATAATAAATTAATTGGTGCTATATCAACTTGCACAACTTTAGCTGCGCAAGAGACTCTACAAAAAGCTTCTCAAAACATTGCAGCAACATCTGAGGAAATAACAGCAACAACTGAAGAAGTATCATCTTCGGCAGTATTGTTGAGTGATAATCTAGTAGACTTAAAAGATAAAATTGAAGATGTTGTAAATGAAATAAAGGGAACAGATAATATTTTGAGTTTTATTAATGGAATAGCTTCAAACACTAACTTATTGGGATTAAATGCGGCGATAGAAGCAGCACGGGCAGGTGAACATGGAAAAGGTTTTTCTATTGTTGCAAAAGAGATTCGTAAAATGTCAGATGATAGTGCAAAATCAGTTAAGGTGATTAAAGAAATTTTGAATAGAATTCATGAAAAATCATCAATTATGTTAGAAGTAATTAATGAAACTTCAAGTATTGGGGGTCAACAATCAATTGCAACTAAAGAAATAGCATTAGCAATTCAAGAATTGACTTCTTCAGCGATGAATTTAGAAGAGATATCCAAAATTATTTAG
- a CDS encoding GNAT family N-acetyltransferase, which yields MIRNASEKDLRDILEIYNDAILNTTAIYAYKIHTLPDRIEWYNQKMKDGYPLLVFEENDKAIGFATFGPFRAYPAFKYTIEHSVYVHKDYRNHGIGKKLMEELIKIADEKGYATLVAGIDAANEGSIKMHEKMGFKYSGTISKSGFKFGKWLDLAFYQLDLKGPKNPVGE from the coding sequence ATGATTAGAAACGCAAGTGAAAAAGATTTAAGAGATATTTTAGAAATTTATAATGATGCTATTTTAAATACAACTGCAATTTATGCTTATAAGATTCATACCCTTCCGGATAGAATAGAATGGTACAATCAAAAAATGAAAGATGGATATCCATTATTAGTATTTGAAGAAAATGATAAAGCTATTGGTTTTGCCACATTTGGACCATTTAGAGCTTATCCAGCTTTTAAATATACAATAGAGCATTCAGTATATGTTCATAAAGACTATAGAAATCACGGCATTGGAAAAAAACTAATGGAAGAATTAATAAAAATTGCTGATGAAAAAGGATATGCAACTCTTGTGGCTGGAATTGATGCTGCAAATGAAGGTAGTATAAAAATGCATGAAAAGATGGGCTTTAAATATTCAGGAACAATTTCAAAATCAGGATTTAAATTTGGCAAATGGTTAGATCTTGCCTTTTATCAATTGGATTTAAAAGGTCCTAAAAATCCAGTTGGAGAATAG
- a CDS encoding MATE family efflux transporter, producing MNELENFMLEGNIKKLLFKFSLPAITVFLANVLYNIIDAIFIGNQANGSLGIAALTIVFPIQQIILALSQMIGVGIASITSRSLGAGNKLRAEKAVGTALTSSILLGILIMVIGLVFITPILYVFGSLENILPYAVTFFRITLYCSVFYVFSIVANSIIQSEGHANIAMISMIIGPVINIPLDYILVTRLKYGIKGAAIATDISQIICFIFLLVYICFNSKILGVKVKNLTINIKLLKEAISLGLSTFMTQLAYGILAIVLNNSLKIYGGSDLYVSAIGIYNRVFGFITITMYGIRQALQPIIGFNYGAKKFNRVKQSLKLAILASVVISLGFLVIIIGFTNKIAGAFTSDNELIALTVPILRVMIFMSPLVGVQVIASSFFQYIGKPKPALFLSIMKPFLFLIPLMLIIPIFLKVTGIFVSVPLADFLAATISLIFIYHEIKNMNELNLIEGENENAPV from the coding sequence ATGAATGAACTTGAAAATTTTATGTTGGAAGGTAATATCAAAAAATTACTCTTTAAGTTTTCTCTTCCTGCCATAACTGTATTTTTAGCTAATGTATTATATAATATTATTGATGCAATTTTTATAGGTAATCAGGCTAATGGTAGCTTAGGAATTGCAGCTTTAACTATAGTCTTTCCTATTCAACAAATAATACTGGCGCTTTCTCAAATGATTGGAGTTGGAATTGCTTCTATAACTTCCAGAAGTCTTGGAGCTGGAAATAAACTAAGAGCAGAAAAGGCTGTGGGAACTGCATTAACATCCTCTATTCTATTAGGAATTTTAATTATGGTTATAGGACTTGTTTTCATAACACCTATATTATATGTTTTTGGTTCCTTGGAAAATATACTACCCTATGCTGTAACATTCTTTAGAATTACTTTATATTGCAGTGTCTTTTACGTTTTTAGTATTGTTGCTAATAGCATAATACAATCAGAAGGACATGCTAATATTGCTATGATAAGCATGATAATAGGACCTGTAATTAATATTCCGTTAGATTATATATTGGTTACAAGACTTAAATATGGGATAAAAGGAGCTGCGATTGCTACAGACATTTCCCAAATAATATGTTTCATATTTTTACTAGTATACATCTGTTTTAATAGTAAAATTTTAGGGGTAAAAGTTAAAAATTTAACAATTAATATAAAGTTATTAAAGGAAGCGATTTCCTTAGGATTATCTACGTTTATGACTCAACTGGCTTATGGAATTCTAGCCATAGTATTAAATAATTCATTAAAAATTTATGGAGGATCTGACTTATATGTTTCTGCAATTGGTATATATAATCGTGTATTCGGGTTTATTACCATTACTATGTATGGAATTAGACAAGCACTTCAGCCTATTATAGGATTTAATTATGGTGCTAAAAAATTCAATAGAGTAAAACAAAGCTTAAAGCTTGCAATTTTAGCATCAGTTGTAATTTCATTGGGATTTTTAGTTATAATTATTGGTTTTACAAATAAAATAGCGGGTGCTTTTACATCTGATAATGAATTAATAGCATTGACGGTTCCTATTTTAAGAGTAATGATATTTATGAGTCCTTTAGTAGGTGTTCAAGTAATTGCTTCAAGTTTTTTTCAGTATATTGGCAAACCTAAACCTGCATTATTTTTATCAATAATGAAGCCATTTTTATTTTTAATACCATTAATGTTAATCATTCCAATATTTCTTAAAGTCACTGGTATTTTTGTATCTGTTCCATTAGCTGATTTTCTTGCTGCAACGATATCTTTAATTTTTATATATCATGAGATAAAAAATATGAATGAATTAAACTTAATTGAAGGAGAAAATGAAAATGCACCTGTTTAG
- a CDS encoding transposase has protein sequence MIISLNIKSENDHYKIFEAVKIAFAKLNSNIQSTKGRPRKYSDEQIVACILYGVKSSIFSLRELEYRIKQDFVFRTIIQLNQVPDYSTFSLRTKILEKHIYYGIYAMFVELINPETRLCAIDGTALRSSKYDSEAKSGKGTRLGYYKGYKLHCIAAVSDIIIPLVFDLTTANVYDNQVSDLLYEAKIYNPFLILADAAYDSAGWFEIASSLEFNLLTDINMRKAKSIESFADKRYENALFLQSPIGLKLYKNRLKIEQLFSVLKGLYNLENPRLYGQARYERHIKWVLLAYLIDEFNKKQQGIKTRKYPWNL, from the coding sequence ATGATTATATCATTAAATATTAAAAGCGAAAATGACCATTATAAAATTTTTGAAGCTGTCAAAATTGCATTTGCTAAATTAAATTCAAATATTCAAAGTACTAAAGGCCGACCACGCAAGTATTCAGATGAACAAATAGTTGCATGTATATTATATGGCGTTAAAAGTAGTATTTTCAGTTTAAGGGAACTTGAATACCGTATAAAGCAAGACTTTGTGTTTCGAACTATAATTCAACTTAATCAAGTACCAGATTATTCTACATTCTCATTAAGAACTAAAATTTTAGAGAAGCATATATATTATGGTATTTATGCTATGTTTGTTGAACTTATCAATCCTGAAACTAGACTGTGTGCAATAGATGGAACTGCTTTAAGAAGTTCAAAATACGATAGCGAAGCTAAATCCGGCAAGGGTACCCGCCTTGGATACTATAAAGGTTATAAATTACACTGTATTGCAGCGGTTAGTGATATTATAATTCCTTTGGTTTTTGATTTAACAACCGCCAATGTTTATGACAATCAAGTCTCAGATTTACTATATGAAGCTAAAATTTATAATCCATTTTTAATACTTGCAGATGCAGCATATGATTCAGCAGGATGGTTTGAAATTGCTTCTAGCTTAGAATTTAATTTGTTAACTGATATAAATATGCGTAAGGCTAAAAGTATTGAGTCATTTGCTGATAAACGATATGAAAATGCCTTGTTTCTTCAATCTCCTATCGGATTAAAATTATATAAAAACAGATTGAAAATAGAGCAATTATTCTCTGTATTAAAGGGATTATATAACTTAGAAAACCCAAGACTTTATGGGCAAGCCCGATACGAACGTCATATAAAATGGGTCTTATTAGCGTACTTAATAGATGAATTTAATAAAAAACAGCAAGGAATAAAAACTAGAAAATATCCTTGGAATCTATAA
- a CDS encoding leucine-rich repeat protein, producing MLNRNKIIAGTLAVSAVIGVVSPQLVYAEENTNEDSVYKAKDNNGITWYYRDIEEDETIGIIGTDDVKSCMEIPDTLDDKKVLAVYGIVKNSHDTNKLKTVTKVKLADSILHVDSSAFDGCTNLTDIEMPVDVDYIGDEKYVFQSCPNVKINGIANPGNYKNFKSAWNSVGNYKYYLNSDGKLQIGWMDLNGKKYYFYRNGQMASGLLILGYNTTYYLDQTQGSDFGNLVTGWAKIDGSWYYFNTGDKNEKEKGLMQTGWQQINGSMYHFNSSGPMDTGLTSIGGDSTYYYFDDSNSSSEGIMKTGWQEINGSWYYFARKGDSGTEGQIEMGWQYIDGSWYYLNKIGDPGQHGMMRTGWQKIDGTWYYFYDSGSMAHDVWIGGYRLNSNGAWVG from the coding sequence ATGTTAAATAGAAATAAGATTATAGCAGGTACGCTTGCAGTTTCAGCTGTTATTGGAGTTGTATCACCACAACTAGTTTATGCTGAAGAAAATACAAATGAGGATTCAGTTTATAAAGCTAAAGATAATAACGGTATAACATGGTACTATCGTGATATTGAAGAGGACGAAACAATAGGAATTATTGGAACAGATGATGTAAAGAGTTGTATGGAAATACCAGATACCCTTGATGACAAAAAAGTATTAGCAGTATATGGTATTGTAAAGAATTCACATGATACTAATAAACTGAAAACAGTGACAAAAGTTAAATTAGCGGATTCAATTCTTCATGTTGATTCATCTGCGTTTGATGGATGTACAAACTTGACAGATATAGAGATGCCAGTTGATGTAGATTATATTGGTGATGAAAAATATGTCTTTCAATCTTGTCCTAATGTAAAAATAAATGGCATAGCTAATCCTGGAAATTACAAAAACTTTAAGTCTGCTTGGAATAGTGTAGGAAATTATAAATATTATTTAAATTCAGATGGAAAACTTCAAATTGGCTGGATGGACCTAAATGGAAAGAAATATTATTTTTATAGAAATGGACAAATGGCTTCAGGGTTGTTGATTTTAGGATATAACACTACTTATTACTTAGATCAAACACAAGGAAGTGACTTTGGAAACTTAGTTACAGGATGGGCAAAAATAGATGGCTCTTGGTACTATTTTAATACAGGAGATAAAAATGAAAAAGAAAAAGGATTGATGCAGACAGGCTGGCAGCAAATTAATGGAAGCATGTATCATTTTAATAGTTCTGGACCTATGGATACTGGACTAACAAGTATTGGTGGTGATTCTACTTACTATTATTTTGATGATAGTAATTCAAGCAGTGAAGGAATTATGAAAACAGGCTGGCAAGAAATAAATGGTTCTTGGTATTACTTTGCTAGAAAAGGAGATTCGGGTACTGAAGGACAGATTGAAATGGGCTGGCAATATATTGATGGATCTTGGTATTACTTAAATAAAATTGGTGATCCGGGTCAACATGGAATGATGAGAACAGGCTGGCAGAAAATAGATGGAACATGGTATTATTTCTACGATAGTGGAAGTATGGCACATGATGTATGGATAGGTGGATATCGCCTAAACTCAAATGGAGCTTGGGTTGGATAA
- a CDS encoding class I SAM-dependent methyltransferase → MKRGKYGLDAPVVVIGYISGGILFSILGIILYSKESWMINLGIIFLIIGLYMTYGSKIGKYKMRKKIIQKLSIKGNEIALDVGCGRGLMLNGVASKLNSGKAYGIDIWNANDQSGNNYDAVMQNAKIEGTESKIKVINSDMRKMPFQDGYFDIIVSSLAIHNLKNNDERKKALLEIARVAKKGCKLAILDLAHIKYYEGILSSQGFEIEHIDKFQIQIFPPVKVLYAEKR, encoded by the coding sequence TTGAAACGTGGCAAATATGGTTTAGATGCTCCAGTAGTAGTAATAGGATATATTTCTGGTGGTATATTATTTTCAATTTTAGGAATTATTCTTTATTCTAAAGAAAGCTGGATGATAAATTTAGGTATTATATTTTTGATTATAGGTTTATATATGACGTATGGAAGTAAAATAGGAAAGTATAAGATGAGGAAAAAAATAATACAAAAACTCTCAATTAAAGGAAATGAGATAGCCTTAGATGTGGGCTGTGGAAGGGGATTGATGCTTAATGGAGTTGCATCCAAGCTTAATTCTGGAAAAGCATATGGTATTGATATCTGGAATGCAAATGATCAATCAGGAAATAATTATGATGCTGTAATGCAGAATGCAAAAATAGAAGGTACTGAATCAAAAATTAAAGTAATAAATTCCGACATGAGAAAAATGCCATTTCAAGATGGATATTTTGATATTATTGTTTCGAGTCTTGCAATTCATAATTTGAAAAACAATGATGAAAGAAAAAAGGCATTACTTGAAATAGCAAGGGTTGCAAAGAAGGGATGTAAGCTAGCTATTCTTGATCTTGCACACATAAAGTACTATGAAGGTATTCTATCAAGCCAAGGTTTTGAAATTGAACATATTGATAAATTTCAAATTCAGATATTTCCTCCTGTTAAAGTACTTTATGCAGAAAAGAGATAA